The Vibrio gallaecicus genome contains a region encoding:
- a CDS encoding Trp operon leader peptide, producing the protein MLQEFNQDHKDKVLELSSVEATSELNWWRTWTSSWWANVYF; encoded by the coding sequence ATGTTACAAGAATTTAACCAAGACCATAAAGATAAAGTTTTAGAACTTTCTTCAGTAGAAGCAACTTCAGAGCTTAATTGGTGGCGCACTTGGACAAGTTCTTGGTGGGCCAATGTGTACTTCTAA
- the rnm gene encoding RNase RNM, with amino-acid sequence MRIDLHSHTTASDGRLTPPELIDRALGFNIEVLAITDHDTTDGLSVAREYIEANQLPIQLINGIEISTVWQNMDIHIVGLNVDPESPELKALIEQQKQHRVGRAEMIASRLEKATREGVLEEVKEIAGDAPITRAHFAKWLVENGYAKTMQQVFKKFLTRNNPGYVPPTWCSMKDAVTAIHAAGGQAVLAHPGRYGLTAKWEKRLLTAFVEANGDAMEVAQPQQAQQERRKLGDYAIQYKLLASQGSDFHYPSPWMELGRNLWLPAGVEEVWKDWEFHPVSSETSQDELAPSDDRVERLDNEEQK; translated from the coding sequence ATGAGAATTGACCTTCACAGTCATACTACCGCATCCGATGGTAGGCTAACCCCACCAGAGCTAATTGATCGTGCTTTGGGTTTTAATATTGAAGTGTTAGCAATCACAGATCATGACACCACCGATGGTCTTTCCGTCGCACGTGAATATATCGAAGCTAATCAGTTGCCTATTCAATTGATAAATGGGATTGAGATTTCGACTGTTTGGCAAAACATGGATATTCATATTGTTGGTTTGAATGTTGACCCTGAATCACCTGAGCTAAAAGCTCTGATTGAACAGCAAAAACAGCATCGAGTGGGTCGAGCTGAGATGATCGCATCTCGTTTAGAAAAAGCCACAAGAGAAGGTGTACTAGAAGAAGTGAAGGAAATTGCGGGTGACGCGCCAATCACTCGTGCTCATTTCGCTAAGTGGCTTGTAGAGAATGGCTACGCAAAAACTATGCAACAAGTATTTAAGAAGTTTTTAACGCGTAACAATCCGGGTTATGTTCCACCAACGTGGTGCTCAATGAAAGATGCGGTTACCGCCATTCACGCAGCTGGTGGTCAAGCTGTCTTGGCACATCCAGGTCGATATGGTTTGACGGCTAAGTGGGAAAAACGATTGTTAACGGCTTTCGTTGAAGCCAATGGAGACGCAATGGAAGTCGCGCAGCCTCAACAAGCTCAACAAGAAAGACGCAAGCTAGGCGACTATGCTATACAATACAAACTATTAGCTTCTCAAGGCAGTGATTTCCATTATCCATCTCCTTGGATGGAATTAGGACGAAATCTCTGGCTGCCTGCTGGGGTAGAAGAAGTATGGAAAGATTGGGAGTTTCATCCTGTTTCGTCGGAAACTTCACAGGATGAACTAGCTCCTTCTGATGATAGAGTCGAGAGACTCGATAATGAGGAACAAAAATGA
- a CDS encoding RNA methyltransferase, which yields MTKAKTDTLSKGYACVGLVNPKTPENVGSVMRAAGCYGANSVFYTGTRYDHARQFHTDTKEKHLELPLIGVDDLKSIIPVGCVPIAVDLIEGAKPLPDYKHPPRAFYIFGPEDGTLKKEITDFCQETIYVPTNGCMNLAAAVNVILYDRMAKGDNFSNHIKVT from the coding sequence ATGACTAAAGCAAAAACAGATACATTATCTAAAGGCTATGCTTGTGTAGGGCTAGTCAATCCAAAAACGCCTGAAAATGTGGGTTCCGTAATGAGAGCTGCAGGCTGTTATGGGGCAAACTCTGTCTTCTATACTGGTACTCGTTACGACCACGCAAGACAGTTCCATACCGACACAAAGGAAAAGCACTTAGAGCTTCCTTTAATTGGAGTCGATGATCTTAAAAGCATCATTCCTGTAGGCTGTGTGCCCATTGCTGTGGATCTCATTGAAGGCGCAAAACCTTTGCCTGATTACAAGCACCCGCCTCGAGCTTTCTATATTTTTGGTCCAGAAGATGGAACCCTAAAAAAAGAAATCACCGACTTTTGCCAAGAAACCATTTACGTTCCAACCAATGGTTGCATGAATTTGGCAGCAGCTGTGAATGTTATTTTGTATGATCGCATGGCGAAAGGTGACAACTTTTCAAACCATATCAAAGTGACTTAA
- a CDS encoding anthranilate synthase component 1, with product MNKAIEIKKLGTIEVINTSVPYSQDPTSVFHTLCENKTDSLLLESAEIESKQNLTSLLLIDSAVRIVCRGHEVTFQALTNNGQALIEHLSQNVKTEIKSDLTGNVLTLTFVEPSNELDEDSRLREASSFDALRLVQHSFEQDADNKHALFMAGLFAYDIVANFEPLGDAEATNNCPDFVFYVAETLLRFDHQENEGLLHASLFAQDDSIKAQLTDRLADIQTQCQSLKAITEVTPLDNVDAIPSVSDEDFCQTVRDLKEYVVKGDVFQVVPSRRFTLPCPAPLAAYKELKQSNPSPYMFYMQDELFTLFGASPESALKYETETNQIEIYPIAGTRRRGKRPDGQIDFDLDSRIELELRTDKKENAEHMMLVDLARNDVARIAEAGTRHVADLLKVDRYSHVMHLVSRVVGQLREDLDALHAYQACMNMGTLTGAPKIRAMQLIRDVEKTRRGSYGGAVGYLTGEGTLDTCIVIRSAYVEDGIAQVQAGAGVVFDSDPQAEADETRGKAQAVISAIQAAHTKKLTNKKES from the coding sequence GTGAACAAGGCCATTGAAATCAAAAAGCTGGGAACCATTGAAGTCATCAATACTTCTGTTCCTTATTCGCAAGACCCGACCAGCGTTTTCCACACTTTATGTGAAAACAAAACAGACAGCTTACTGCTGGAATCTGCTGAAATTGAGTCTAAACAAAACTTAACTAGCCTACTCCTTATTGACTCTGCCGTTCGTATTGTATGTCGTGGGCATGAAGTGACTTTTCAAGCACTCACCAATAACGGTCAAGCACTCATTGAACACCTAAGCCAAAACGTTAAAACAGAGATAAAATCTGATCTTACTGGTAACGTATTGACGCTCACTTTTGTAGAACCAAGCAACGAATTAGATGAAGACTCACGTTTAAGAGAAGCCTCTTCTTTCGATGCACTGCGTTTGGTTCAACACAGTTTTGAACAAGATGCGGATAACAAGCACGCTTTGTTTATGGCTGGTCTATTTGCTTACGACATCGTAGCGAACTTTGAACCGCTAGGCGATGCGGAAGCAACCAACAACTGCCCTGACTTTGTTTTCTACGTTGCTGAAACACTATTACGTTTCGACCACCAAGAGAACGAAGGTCTACTTCATGCGAGCTTGTTCGCTCAAGATGACAGCATCAAAGCGCAATTAACTGACCGTTTAGCCGACATTCAGACTCAATGTCAGTCACTGAAAGCCATCACAGAAGTCACGCCGCTCGACAACGTTGACGCCATACCAAGCGTTTCAGACGAAGACTTCTGCCAAACGGTTCGTGACCTAAAAGAATACGTAGTAAAAGGCGATGTATTCCAAGTAGTACCTTCACGTCGCTTCACGCTACCTTGCCCTGCTCCACTGGCAGCTTACAAAGAGCTCAAGCAAAGTAACCCAAGCCCTTACATGTTCTACATGCAAGATGAGCTGTTTACTCTGTTTGGTGCTTCTCCAGAAAGTGCTCTGAAATACGAGACAGAAACCAACCAAATCGAGATTTACCCAATTGCTGGTACTCGTCGTCGTGGTAAGCGCCCTGACGGTCAAATCGATTTCGACCTAGACAGCCGTATCGAACTTGAACTGCGTACCGACAAGAAAGAAAACGCGGAACACATGATGCTAGTAGACCTAGCGCGTAATGATGTGGCACGTATTGCTGAAGCAGGCACTCGCCACGTAGCAGACCTGCTGAAAGTTGACCGCTATAGCCATGTGATGCATTTGGTTTCTCGTGTGGTTGGTCAGCTACGTGAAGACTTAGATGCGCTACACGCTTACCAAGCTTGTATGAACATGGGCACGCTAACAGGCGCGCCAAAAATCCGCGCAATGCAGCTTATTCGTGACGTAGAAAAAACACGTCGTGGTAGCTACGGCGGTGCAGTTGGTTACCTAACCGGCGAAGGTACTTTAGATACTTGTATCGTAATTCGCTCTGCTTACGTTGAAGATGGCATAGCACAAGTACAAGCGGGCGCTGGCGTGGTGTTCGATTCAGACCCACAAGCAGAAGCTGACGAAACTCGCGGCAAAGCTCAAGCGGTCATCTCTGCGATTCAAGCTGCTCATACTAAAAAACTAACAAATAAGAAGGAGTCGTAA
- a CDS encoding L-threonylcarbamoyladenylate synthase, whose translation MSQFFYVHPDNPQARLINQAVAIIRSGGIVVYPTDSGYALGCQLENKQALDRICQIRRIDDKHNFTLLCRDLSELSLYARVDNTAFRLLKSNTPGPYTFIFKGTKEVPKRLMNAKRKTIGIRVPDNKIALDLLEAMGEPLMSTSLILPGNEVTESDPEEIRDRLEHVVDVILNGGYLGEQPTTVIDFSDDDAVVRRVGSGDPTPFEA comes from the coding sequence ATGAGCCAGTTTTTTTATGTACACCCAGACAACCCTCAAGCTCGACTAATTAATCAAGCTGTTGCGATCATCCGAAGCGGAGGCATTGTTGTTTACCCAACCGACTCTGGTTATGCGTTAGGTTGCCAACTTGAAAATAAACAAGCGTTAGATCGTATTTGTCAGATTCGTCGCATTGACGATAAGCATAACTTCACTTTGTTATGCCGTGATTTGTCTGAATTATCACTTTATGCAAGAGTGGATAACACGGCGTTTAGATTACTAAAATCAAATACACCAGGTCCATACACTTTCATTTTCAAAGGAACTAAAGAAGTACCCAAACGTTTGATGAATGCTAAGCGTAAAACTATTGGTATTCGTGTTCCTGATAACAAAATTGCTTTGGACTTATTGGAAGCGATGGGTGAGCCGTTAATGTCTACCTCATTGATCCTGCCTGGTAATGAAGTGACTGAATCAGACCCTGAAGAAATCAGAGACCGTTTAGAGCATGTTGTTGATGTGATTTTAAATGGCGGTTACTTAGGTGAACAGCCAACAACTGTTATTGATTTCAGTGATGATGACGCTGTAGTTCGCCGAGTAGGTTCAGGTGATCCGACTCCTTTTGAAGCTTAA
- a CDS encoding nucleotidyltransferase family protein has translation MQLPVIDPTQPFQPEFQPVVNDLITFLKGGLGTNLHSVYIYGSVARKTAQVGKSNLDVVVVTHRNFDDNKTTLLNTIKWRFQKSFPQVTQVSIKTAFVKDIVDLESIFTWGFMLKHCAVCVHGEDLSDCFGDFETSWEIAKHWNMDVEDWLAVYRNKIARSATPEQQVLAQVVIAKKLLRASYSLIMYRDRNWYENPIECGQQFLKYYPDKKIEVDRLGILLSGRVIPKRSVIGILDGFGEWLVKQYKKTEFRIG, from the coding sequence ATGCAGTTACCTGTTATTGACCCAACACAGCCATTTCAACCTGAATTCCAACCAGTGGTTAACGATCTTATTACCTTTTTAAAAGGTGGGTTAGGAACGAATCTCCACAGTGTTTATATTTATGGCAGCGTAGCAAGGAAAACAGCTCAAGTTGGTAAGTCTAACCTTGATGTCGTCGTTGTCACTCATCGTAATTTTGATGACAACAAAACAACGTTGTTAAATACCATTAAGTGGCGTTTCCAAAAAAGCTTTCCGCAAGTTACCCAAGTATCAATCAAAACTGCGTTCGTGAAAGATATCGTTGACCTTGAAAGTATTTTTACTTGGGGCTTCATGCTTAAGCATTGTGCAGTGTGCGTTCATGGTGAGGATTTGTCTGATTGTTTTGGGGATTTCGAAACCAGTTGGGAAATTGCAAAGCACTGGAATATGGATGTCGAAGATTGGTTAGCTGTCTACCGTAATAAAATTGCGCGTTCAGCAACGCCTGAACAGCAAGTACTGGCTCAGGTGGTTATTGCGAAAAAATTGTTGCGGGCCAGCTATTCACTCATTATGTATCGAGATCGGAATTGGTATGAGAATCCAATTGAATGTGGGCAACAATTCCTAAAATACTACCCTGATAAAAAAATAGAAGTGGATAGGCTAGGGATCTTACTTTCAGGACGAGTTATTCCCAAACGGTCAGTGATTGGTATTCTTGATGGGTTCGGTGAGTGGCTTGTTAAGCAATACAAAAAAACGGAATTTAGAATAGGTTAA
- a CDS encoding PTS sugar transporter subunit IIC/EAL domain-containing protein, translating into MRLIGKKTFSAEISLDSIVTKYLLPSLQALREGMIWLLPCLMLSSFALFFGSMGEFIYGRRTAWVTIFYEFHDSIAALFPYLMTAALSYVLAMQWKLPRPPMALLSIVYLVSVGVILPDEGTLLTFNIIIAILTPLYSIPLLAYLVTFNSLKITRSNSGGKIVKESLNLLLPALITGGVVIWFNGLVFELISSTQMLSGMSLDYANEPYSFGVIFAALNSVLWFVGIHGYYALLPLVDLLQESSDLNFSTMLAGGTGPYPMNLSFMGAFVFIGGSGSTLSLVLALLIFSKQRALRVIALASIPIGLINVNEILLFGLPIIFNPRLFLPFLIVPITNVCVSLFAISSGWVASPSVSVPFNSPILMNAWIATDGDFAAVCLQIFNVLVGAIIYLPAVRGLNRQYGNRMIHFPFLDTTYMRRQEEAEMLTDDPIVLSQQAEKHALQVEEHLEIISNKEFCVEYQPQISHLTDSVVGCEALIRAKDDYGNIIYPGAFLPWFEKSGLMKDVDLWVFKRVVSDIHEWNKKGIYIPVSINITPQSLVDEEVMTKIVHAIAPVAKQIHIEITEETLLVDEVKLSASFNRLQNLGVKIHIDDFGTGYSSLSYLNRFNIDAIKVDRSFVLALNNDKGEKVFSSILSIANQLDLKVVVEGVETKEQLAYIPEIPDISVQGWYFCKSLSKNKYLEYCSSKHTRATAS; encoded by the coding sequence ATGCGTCTGATTGGAAAGAAGACTTTCTCAGCAGAAATAAGCTTAGATAGCATCGTCACTAAGTACTTATTACCTTCCCTTCAAGCTTTACGTGAAGGGATGATTTGGTTATTGCCCTGTTTGATGTTGTCTTCATTTGCCTTGTTTTTCGGTAGTATGGGTGAGTTTATTTATGGAAGACGAACGGCATGGGTAACCATTTTCTATGAGTTTCATGATTCGATAGCAGCCCTTTTTCCATACTTAATGACTGCAGCTTTATCTTATGTATTAGCCATGCAGTGGAAGCTTCCTCGGCCTCCCATGGCTCTGTTATCTATTGTTTACCTTGTCTCTGTTGGGGTTATTTTACCTGATGAAGGTACATTACTTACCTTTAATATCATTATTGCCATCCTTACTCCTCTTTATTCGATTCCTCTACTCGCCTATCTCGTCACTTTCAATAGTTTGAAAATTACCCGCTCGAATAGCGGTGGGAAAATAGTTAAAGAGTCACTTAATCTACTTCTTCCTGCGCTTATTACTGGCGGGGTGGTGATTTGGTTCAATGGTTTGGTTTTTGAACTAATTTCTTCAACCCAGATGTTGTCTGGCATGTCATTAGATTATGCTAACGAGCCATATTCATTTGGGGTTATTTTTGCGGCTCTGAACTCTGTTTTATGGTTCGTTGGTATTCATGGTTACTACGCACTTTTACCTTTAGTTGATCTTCTCCAAGAATCGAGCGACCTTAATTTTTCAACGATGCTTGCCGGGGGAACAGGCCCCTATCCTATGAACCTTTCGTTTATGGGAGCTTTTGTTTTCATTGGTGGAAGTGGTTCAACTCTGTCTTTAGTGCTTGCTTTGCTTATCTTCTCAAAGCAAAGGGCGTTGCGGGTGATAGCATTGGCTAGTATTCCCATTGGGTTGATCAACGTAAATGAAATACTGCTTTTTGGCCTACCCATTATTTTTAATCCAAGATTATTTTTACCTTTCTTGATTGTGCCAATCACCAACGTTTGTGTTTCATTATTCGCAATTTCTTCAGGGTGGGTGGCTTCTCCTAGCGTATCTGTTCCATTTAATAGCCCTATATTAATGAATGCTTGGATAGCAACAGATGGCGATTTCGCTGCGGTTTGTCTACAAATCTTTAATGTATTGGTAGGTGCGATTATTTACTTACCTGCGGTAAGGGGACTCAACCGTCAATATGGAAATAGAATGATTCATTTCCCATTTTTAGATACCACTTATATGCGTAGGCAAGAAGAAGCCGAAATGTTGACTGATGACCCTATTGTTTTAAGTCAACAAGCTGAAAAACATGCACTTCAAGTTGAGGAGCATTTGGAAATAATCAGTAACAAAGAATTTTGCGTGGAATACCAACCACAAATTTCTCACCTAACAGACAGTGTGGTCGGTTGTGAAGCATTGATAAGAGCAAAAGATGACTATGGGAATATTATTTATCCAGGGGCATTCTTACCGTGGTTCGAAAAATCAGGGCTGATGAAAGATGTGGATTTATGGGTATTCAAGCGGGTTGTGAGTGATATTCATGAGTGGAACAAAAAGGGGATCTATATACCCGTGAGTATCAATATCACTCCTCAGTCTTTAGTCGATGAAGAAGTGATGACTAAGATAGTTCACGCAATTGCTCCAGTTGCTAAGCAAATTCATATCGAAATTACGGAAGAAACATTGCTGGTGGATGAAGTCAAACTATCCGCCTCCTTTAATCGATTACAAAACCTCGGGGTTAAGATCCATATTGATGATTTTGGAACTGGTTATTCATCTCTGAGCTATTTAAATCGCTTTAATATCGATGCGATTAAAGTTGATAGATCGTTTGTACTCGCTTTGAACAACGACAAAGGTGAGAAAGTCTTCTCTAGTATTCTTTCTATCGCCAATCAACTTGATTTAAAAGTCGTGGTAGAAGGAGTAGAAACAAAAGAGCAACTTGCATACATTCCCGAAATACCAGATATTTCGGTTCAAGGCTGGTATTTTTGTAAGTCTTTAAGTAAAAACAAGTACCTAGAGTATTGCAGTAGTAAGCATACTAGAGCCACCGCTAGTTAG
- the efpL gene encoding elongation factor P-like protein EfpL, protein MPRASEIKKGFAITVESKTVIVKDIEVTTPGGRGGQKIYRFRGNDVATGVKTEVRHKADEIVDTIDVTKRQVVFSYVDGDEYIFMDNEDYTQFIFNGESISDELLFINEETQGILAVLIDGNAVTLELPSTVELVIEETDPSIKGASASARTKPAKLSTGLTVQVPEYIATGDKVVVNTTDRKYMNRAS, encoded by the coding sequence ATGCCTAGAGCAAGTGAAATTAAAAAAGGTTTTGCTATCACAGTAGAAAGCAAAACAGTGATCGTTAAAGATATCGAAGTAACAACACCAGGCGGCCGCGGCGGCCAAAAGATTTACCGTTTCCGTGGTAACGATGTAGCAACTGGCGTTAAAACTGAAGTTCGCCACAAGGCTGACGAAATCGTTGACACTATTGATGTTACCAAGCGCCAAGTTGTATTTTCTTATGTTGACGGTGACGAGTATATCTTCATGGATAACGAAGATTACACACAGTTTATCTTTAACGGTGAAAGCATCTCTGATGAACTACTATTCATCAATGAAGAGACCCAAGGCATTCTTGCTGTTTTAATTGATGGAAATGCAGTAACACTGGAATTGCCATCAACGGTAGAGCTTGTTATTGAAGAAACAGACCCTTCAATTAAAGGTGCTTCTGCTTCTGCTCGAACTAAACCAGCAAAACTATCTACTGGACTAACTGTTCAAGTACCTGAGTACATTGCAACAGGCGACAAAGTTGTAGTAAACACAACTGACCGCAAATACATGAACCGAGCAAGCTAG
- a CDS encoding HI1450 family dsDNA-mimic protein has translation MTELLSYDDAIDTAYDIFLEMAPDNLEPADVILFTAQFEDRGAAELVETGDDWAEHVGFDVDKEVYAEVRIGLVNEDDDVLDDVFARMLISRDPEHKFCHMLWKRD, from the coding sequence ATGACTGAATTATTGTCTTACGACGACGCTATAGATACTGCTTACGATATATTTTTAGAAATGGCTCCAGATAACTTAGAACCTGCGGATGTGATTCTATTCACAGCTCAGTTTGAAGATCGCGGTGCAGCAGAACTTGTTGAAACAGGTGACGACTGGGCTGAGCATGTTGGCTTTGACGTAGACAAAGAAGTATATGCAGAAGTGCGTATCGGTCTTGTAAATGAAGATGATGACGTGCTTGATGATGTTTTTGCACGCATGCTTATTAGCCGTGACCCAGAACATAAATTCTGTCATATGCTATGGAAGCGTGACTGA
- the rluB gene encoding 23S rRNA pseudouridine(2605) synthase RluB: protein MSEKLQKVLARAGHGSRRELETLIKSGRVSVNGQVAKLGERLEDENSIIRIDGHTVSGKASEEVVCRVLAYYKPEGELCTRHDPEGRRTVFDRLPKIKGSRWISVGRLDANTSGLLLFTTDGELANRLMHPSRQVEREYLVRVFGEVNEQKVKNVTRGVQLEDGMARFEDVVYAGGEGMNHTFYVAINEGRNREVRRLWESQETTVSRLKRVRYGDIYLDKKLPRGGWKELDLTEVNYLRTLVELSPEKETLLDLDPSNTSRKRERSRSQKIRRAVKRHEERANAPKGRSNQTKRKKPATRGTTTPDSGSAPQANKGKPQANRSKPKLNNGRPAKPSQPRTRK, encoded by the coding sequence ATGAGCGAAAAATTACAGAAAGTTTTAGCAAGAGCGGGTCACGGTTCTCGTCGTGAACTTGAAACTTTGATTAAATCAGGGCGCGTTAGTGTTAACGGTCAAGTTGCAAAGCTTGGTGAACGTCTTGAAGATGAAAACTCAATCATTCGTATTGATGGTCATACTGTATCAGGCAAGGCATCTGAAGAAGTTGTTTGTCGAGTTCTAGCCTACTACAAACCGGAAGGTGAGCTTTGTACTCGCCATGATCCAGAAGGTCGCCGAACTGTATTTGATCGCTTGCCTAAAATCAAAGGTTCTCGTTGGATCTCGGTTGGTCGCCTTGATGCAAACACATCGGGTCTTTTGCTTTTCACTACAGATGGTGAACTTGCCAACCGTCTAATGCACCCAAGCCGCCAAGTTGAGCGTGAATATTTGGTTCGTGTATTTGGCGAAGTGAACGAACAGAAAGTTAAAAATGTTACTCGCGGCGTACAACTAGAAGACGGCATGGCTCGTTTTGAAGATGTTGTGTATGCGGGTGGTGAAGGTATGAACCACACTTTCTACGTAGCAATTAACGAAGGTCGTAACCGTGAGGTTCGCCGTCTTTGGGAATCACAAGAAACGACAGTAAGCCGTTTGAAGCGTGTACGTTACGGTGATATCTACTTAGACAAGAAATTGCCTCGTGGTGGTTGGAAAGAACTTGATCTTACAGAAGTAAATTACCTACGTACGTTGGTTGAGTTAAGCCCAGAGAAAGAAACTCTGCTTGATCTTGACCCATCGAATACTTCTCGTAAGCGTGAGCGTTCTCGTAGTCAAAAAATTCGTCGCGCAGTTAAGCGTCATGAAGAACGTGCGAACGCACCGAAAGGTCGCAGCAATCAAACTAAGCGTAAGAAGCCAGCAACACGTGGCACAACTACGCCAGACTCTGGTTCAGCACCACAAGCGAATAAAGGTAAGCCTCAAGCAAACCGAAGTAAGCCTAAGCTGAATAATGGTCGCCCAGCGAAACCGTCTCAGCCAAGAACTCGCAAGTAG